The following proteins are encoded in a genomic region of Poecilia reticulata strain Guanapo linkage group LG11, Guppy_female_1.0+MT, whole genome shotgun sequence:
- the adnp2b gene encoding activity-dependent neuroprotector homeobox protein 2b: protein MYQLPVGSVEKIRKARKAVKNILSEIGLEDCQNWLKDLNENPDEKNADEEEEEEEAFQETEWVDITEGFSVRQQKKWPYRSRSLCCTLCKYSSQNLYNFRSHVSRCHAYVQSYCALAPCSQCLFIAHPKIVKKHMLFFHAKLPVPNIRDGQGQKESGFTHRSAERYQCRRCGFPTSSIFAIKKHIILKHLDHLAEQYIGYRLHQQGTTAVKIYCCKVCKVNTGTLDQMLHHMLVEPAHYTVTIQVQSVITENKNYTVKPTSNGNGLLVTFPNIAPKPQAPQIFPSNQLVLPSNGQPAGTVVAVQQLQGNTNSATLICTPGTNQAFLPPQASALVQLASAEAKGLLQPGATIALRSALPQGSSVVQLPTVSNVSLKQTPMTLPSPIAQPQQAQPQGQQVVLPPGPQTNLAAGVAPKPVVAAQTSQANHTPLQGTMLTSQSLLSHLIPTGNRVNGMPTYTFAPLVSQKTSTPLKPVEQLSNSTPQTKRWITCPLCNELFPSNVFDMHMEAAHQTKSTASKSESVAARAAFLKKMPDKTVKCLTCKILLTERVVFQHLLHGLNCLYCSALFFSVKQLVDHVKLHNPASKVYCDFLRQKYKIYSKGNGAIIFPHFDVNTTAPKDILGEAEVNLALVTSSLDLIYFKLQASSPQEVCPAPMKIHSAYCPFCNERFQSQSDHVLHLKQKHFVAPTIHAILKTEAFKCIYCNGVYTGKVTQQAVMLHIQRCRCSPKPPPLPPPPPIPKPTAPTAVLQHQPQLKPAPQVSQQSGLYFLQVPQGMTMTRAIAPARVIRAPAPADPPETEAERQLKRRLEAALKEAMEANRREREEKAAMRKRKEQEKRLREKELHEKQEPPPEPEIPSDPTVKLVLEPSAVERRCSDERREFISKYFNMNPYATKPETEELCRRLSITKAELAGHFSKKRSKCMKSLKRNTAAILLGFNMSELSKVKHKLLIPEPEAPADIVESEEEESEEPETTEEAAEQEPTTTVEGTKDVEDELEPMDVGDAETEQEPME, encoded by the exons ATGTATCAACTTCCAGTAGGAAGTGTAGAAAAGATTCGAAAGGCTCGTAAAGCAGTGAAAAACATCCTAAGTGAGATCGGCCTCGAAGACTGTCAGAACTGGCTGAAG GATCTGAATGAAAACCCAGATGAGAAAAATgcagatgaagaagaggaggaagaagaagccTTTCAGGAAACTGAATGGGTTGATATCACAGAGGGATTCAGTGTCCGGCAGCAGAAGAAG TGGCCGTATCGGTCTCGATCTCTGTGCTGCACCCTCTGCAAGTACTCATCACAAAACCTCTACAACTTCAGAAGCCACGTCTCGCGCTGCCACGCGTACGTTCAGTCGTACTGCGCACTGGCACCCTGCTCTCAATGCCTCTTTATCGCTCACCCCAAGATCGTCAAGAAGCACATGCTCTTCTTCCACGCCAAACTGCCCGTCCCAAACATAAGGGACGGGCAGGGACAGAAGGAGAGTGGGTTCACCCATCGCTCTGCAGAGAGGTATCAATGTCGAAGGTGCGGATTCCCGACCTCCTCTATCTTCGCGATAAAGAAGCACATCATTCTCAAGCACCTGGATCACCTGGCAGAGCAGTACATTGGTTACAGATTGCACCAGCAGGGGACTACAGCAGTAAAGATCTACTGCTGCAAGGTGTGCAAGGTAAACACTGGAACTCTAGACCAAATGTTGCACCATATGCTGGTGGAGCCAGCACACTATACCGTCACCATACAGGTGCAGAGTGTCATTACGGAAAACAAGAACTACACTGTTAAACCAACTTCTAATGGAAACGGATTGTTGGTCACATTCCCAAATATTGCTCCCAAACCACAGGCGCCTCAGATATTTCCCAGTAACCAGCTGGTTTTACCCAGTAATGGCCAACCTGCTGGGACTGTTGTGGCGGTGCAGCAGCTACAAGGCAACACGAACAGTGCAACTCTGATCTGTACTCCTGGAACCAACCAAGCTTTTCTCCCTCCACAAGCATCGGCGCTAGTGCAGCTTGCTAGCGCAGAAGCTAAAGGTTTGCTCCAGCCTGGTGCGACGATAGCCCTCCGAAGCGCTCTGCCCCAAGGGTCGTCTGTAGTTCAGCTTCCCACAGTGTCCAATGTGTCTCTGAAGCAGACACCCATGACCTTACCCTCTCCTATAGCTCAACCACAACAGGCTCAACCACAAGGGCAGCAAGTGGTTCTTCCACCAGGACCTCAAACCAATCTGGCTGCTGGAGTTGCTCCTAAGCCTGTTGTGGCTGCACAGACTTCACAAGCAAACCACACTCCCCTACAAGGAACCATGCTCACTTCACAGTCCCTGCTGAGTCACCTTATCCCCACCGGCAACAGGGTGAACGGCATGCCCACGTACACGTTCGCTCCACTCGTCTCTCAGAAAACATCCACGCCTCTCAAGCCTGTTGAGCAATTGAGTAACTCCACGCCTCAGACCAAGAGGTGGATCACCTGCCCCCTCTGCAATGAACTTTTCCCTTCAAACGTCTTTGATATGCACATGGAGGCCGCCCACCAGACCAAATCTACTGCTTCCAAGTCAGAAAGCGTTGCCGCTCGAGCAGCATTCCTGAAGAAAATGCCCGACAAGACCGTCAAATgtctgacatgcaaaattttGCTAACAGAGCGGGTCGTCTTCCAACACTTGCTGCATGGGCTCAATTGTTTGTACTGCTCAGCTTTGTTCTTTTCAGTCAAACAGCTTGTAGACCATGTAAAGCTGCACAATCCAGCCAGCAAGGTGTATTGTGACTTTCTTAGGCAGAAGTACAAGATATACTCCAAAGGTAACGGTGCCATCATCTTTCCTCATTTTGACGTGAACACCACCGCACCAAAGGACATCCTGGGAGAAGCGGAGGTCAACCTCGCCCTAGTCACGAGTTCTCTTGACCTGATTTACTTCAAGTTGCAGGCCAGCAGCCCACAAGAAGTTTGCCCCGCACCCATGAAAATCCACAGCGCCTACTGTCCCTTCTGCAACGAGAGGTTTCAGAGTCAGTCTGATCATGTTCTGCACTTGAAGCAGAAGCACTTTGTGGCGCCAACCATTCATGCCATCTTGAAGACTGAGGCGTTCAAGTGCATATACTGCAACGGGGTGTACACTGGAAAGGTCACTCAGCAGGCTGTGATGCTCCATATCCAGCGGTGTCGCTGTTCTCCAAAACCGCCTCCACTGCCGCCACCGCCACCAATTCCTAAGCCCACGGCTCCCACAGCTGTGCTGCAGCATCAACCACAACTAAAGCCAGCTCCGCAGGTCAGTCAGCAGTCGGGACTTTACTTCCTCCAAGTGCCGCAGGGAATGACAATGACACGGGCCATAGCCCCAGCTCGTGTGATCCGAGCCCCAGCCCCTGCGGACCCCCCAGAAACCGAGGCAGAGCGGCAGCTGAAGAGGAGGCTTGAGGCAGCTTTGAAGGAGGCCATGGAGGCCAACAGGCGAGAGCGAGAAGAAAAGGCCGCCATGCGCAAGaggaaagagcaggagaaacGGCTGCGGGAGAAGGAGTTGCACGAGAAGCAGGAACCCCCACCAGAGCCAGAGATCCCGAGCGACCCTACCGTCAAGCTCGTGTTGGAGCCGAGCGCCGTGGAGCGTCGCTGCAGTGACGAACGCAGAGAGTTTATCTCAAAGTACTTCAACATGAACCCCTACGCCACCAAACCGGAGACCGAGGAGTTGTGCAGAAGGCTGTCTATAACCAAAGCAGAGCTGGCGGGCCACTTCAGCAAGAAGCGCAGCAAGTGCATGAAAAGCCTCAAGAGGAACACGGCCGCCATCTTACTCGGCTTTAACATGAGCGAGCTGAGCAAAGTGAAGCACAAGCTACTGATCCCAGAGCCAGAGGCGCCGGCCGACATTGTGGAGTCGGAGGAGGAGGAATCTGAAGAACCGGAAACGACTGAAGAAGCAGCGGAACAGGAACCGACGACGACTGTAGAAGGCACAAAGGACGTGGAGGACGAGCTAGAACCGATGGATGTAGGTGACGCAGAGACGGAGCAGGAGCCGATGGAATGA